A region from the Pseudodesulfovibrio sp. JC047 genome encodes:
- a CDS encoding ImmA/IrrE family metallo-endopeptidase produces the protein MPRLKKGEYPKSAVAHLAREKRDIFFKPGDTPQEAYDRMLPILGGKITTVFGDDREETLRVAAKKDFEIYLPFSTSGARNNFTIAHELGHYFLHTDFEGDQELLLNRRGSNRREWEANWFAAEFLMPEDEFRRSAVECEKNEMRLALKFGVSPAAANVRMSALNID, from the coding sequence ATGCCACGACTCAAAAAGGGTGAATACCCCAAAAGTGCGGTTGCTCATTTAGCTCGTGAGAAACGCGACATATTTTTTAAACCGGGAGATACGCCCCAAGAAGCCTATGACCGCATGCTTCCGATTCTTGGTGGAAAAATTACAACGGTCTTTGGTGATGACCGTGAGGAGACTTTGCGAGTTGCTGCCAAGAAGGACTTTGAAATCTACCTTCCTTTTTCTACTTCTGGCGCAAGAAATAATTTTACAATTGCTCATGAACTTGGTCACTATTTCCTTCATACGGATTTTGAAGGAGATCAAGAGCTATTGCTCAATCGTCGTGGCAGCAATCGTAGGGAATGGGAAGCAAATTGGTTTGCCGCTGAATTTTTGATGCCTGAAGATGAGTTTCGTCGATCTGCTGTTGAATGCGAAAAGAACGAAATGCGCCTTGCGTTAAAGTTCGGCGTTTCCCCTGCAGCGGCAAATGTGAGAATGAGTGCGTTAAATATTGATTAA
- a CDS encoding 4Fe-4S binding protein, whose product MKALRAVRMERCIGCHSCSLACARQVHKFLSWNKAGIRISSSGGLSTGFEARVCLACSPAPCAAACPTGALSQRKGGGVIQKKNLCIRCGECAKACPVDAIFLDHEVNPYVCIHCGQCVAFCPHDCLEMVELPEKESIEGGSND is encoded by the coding sequence ATGAAAGCACTTAGAGCTGTACGGATGGAGCGGTGTATCGGCTGCCATTCGTGTTCATTGGCCTGTGCGAGACAGGTCCATAAATTCCTTTCATGGAACAAGGCGGGCATCCGTATTTCCTCGTCCGGCGGGTTGTCCACGGGGTTTGAAGCCCGCGTATGTCTGGCCTGTAGTCCGGCTCCGTGCGCTGCGGCCTGTCCCACCGGGGCACTGTCCCAACGCAAGGGTGGCGGTGTCATCCAGAAAAAGAACCTGTGCATCCGATGTGGCGAATGCGCCAAAGCCTGCCCCGTGGACGCCATTTTTCTGGACCACGAAGTGAATCCGTATGTCTGCATCCACTGTGGTCAGTGCGTCGCGTTCTGTCCGCATGATTGTCTCGAAATGGTTGAATTGCCGGAAAAAGAATCCATCGAGGGAGGAAGCAATGATTAG
- a CDS encoding IS3 family transposase (programmed frameshift), with product MSKRRRFSAEFKARVALDALSGEHTISELASKHGVHPNQISTWKKQAKEGIVESFFGKTKNTPQNNEAQIKDLHAKIGQLTVEKDFLQQACQNMSCGRRRKIVDSGHPSLSIRRQCKVLQLQRSTYYYQPIGESPLNLELMRIIDELFMELPFFGSRQMRNILRDTGYPVGRERVRRLMRKMGLMAVYQKPRTSQPHPGHKVYPYLLRDLPITKPNQVWCTDITYIPMKRGFLYLVAVMDWHSRAVLSWRLSNTMDTDFCVAALEEAINRYGEPEIFNTDQGSQFTSYEFTKTLRDAGIRISMDGRGRWRDNVMIERLWRSLKYECVYLHELSTGSELREALAWWFDFYNNRRPHFTFDGMKPMDVYQSSKPEGGPPLAWNQKAA from the exons ATGTCCAAGAGAAGACGTTTTTCTGCAGAGTTCAAAGCCCGTGTCGCACTTGATGCATTGTCCGGTGAACACACGATTTCAGAGCTGGCCAGCAAACATGGCGTTCATCCCAACCAGATCTCCACGTGGAAGAAACAAGCTAAGGAAGGGATCGTCGAATCCTTTTTCGGCAAGACCAAGAATACCCCACAAAACAACGAAGCGCAGATCAAGGACCTTCATGCAAAGATCGGCCAGTTGACTGTGGAGAAGGATTTTTTGCAGCAAGCC TGCCAAAATATGAGCTGCGGGCGAAGGCGCAAAATCGTCGACAGCGGACATCCTAGTCTCAGCATTCGACGGCAGTGCAAAGTTCTGCAATTGCAACGATCAACATATTACTACCAGCCTATCGGCGAGTCTCCGCTCAATCTGGAGTTGATGCGGATAATCGATGAGCTGTTCATGGAACTGCCGTTTTTCGGATCAAGACAGATGCGGAATATACTGCGAGATACGGGGTATCCTGTTGGTCGAGAGCGGGTGAGGAGGTTGATGCGAAAGATGGGGTTGATGGCTGTTTATCAAAAACCTCGAACGAGCCAGCCTCATCCTGGGCATAAGGTTTATCCATATTTGCTTCGGGATCTGCCGATCACAAAGCCAAATCAAGTTTGGTGCACGGACATTACGTATATCCCCATGAAACGTGGGTTCCTGTACCTCGTGGCGGTCATGGACTGGCACAGTCGTGCAGTTCTCTCTTGGCGATTGTCGAATACGATGGATACGGATTTCTGTGTAGCGGCTTTGGAAGAGGCCATAAATCGCTATGGCGAGCCAGAGATATTCAATACCGACCAAGGCTCACAGTTTACCAGTTATGAATTCACGAAGACTCTCAGGGATGCTGGCATACGCATTTCAATGGACGGCCGTGGCCGGTGGAGGGATAACGTCATGATCGAACGGTTGTGGCGTTCCTTGAAATATGAATGCGTATATTTGCATGAATTAAGCACAGGAAGTGAACTGCGTGAGGCATTGGCCTGGTGGTTTGATTTTTATAATAATCGTCGGCCTCATTTCACTTTTGACGGAATGAAGCCGATGGATGTATATCAAAGTTCCAAGCCAGAGGGGGGCCCCCCTCTGGCTTGGAACCAAAAGGCGGCGTAA
- a CDS encoding N-acetylmuramoyl-L-alanine amidase, whose protein sequence is MKLHKSSKYLNLFTLAIVVTVMMSVCSSVSFAASAKSYFIVGHSDFHALVKNSKRAKYRSNWEKVEKSFARCLRADPNGSYAPKALYYIGRVHEELGVQSGLKSDFRRAVDYYGRVLARYPRHGWADDCLYRRAGVYAKRLRETTNARLDLAKIIVEYPRADMRAKAKVALRKLGKYDWAIATVSKKSTSSHAVASSRTKTSTRKTTAKVTNIRPKDPTGTAHLDVVRYTSSDEYTRVVLELDAQAKYRYQVLQPNPDVNRPHRLYVDINNSRLGHDVTASTTVSDGILRSIRTGQYNKDTTRVVLDFLDLQEYKIFPLQNPYRIVIDVYAPDEKTRAAQKAASKKVSRKTTANSKYRPPSGSKKMAGDLLEQLGLTVKTIMIDPGHGGKDPGAVANGLREKDINLRFAKLLGRKLKAKGFNVSYTRTTDVFIALEKRTAMANVKKADLFLSIHCNANRSRNIHGLETYSLNLAKSKDAVRIAARENAVDPRSISDLQFILTDLMVNSKIKESRDLASDVQSSTIRRVRKKYSLKNMGTREAPFYVLMGAKMPSVLVELGYITNKTEAKRLRSDKYLDHLANGIVEGILAYKGKIERYASL, encoded by the coding sequence ATGAAATTGCATAAATCTTCAAAATATTTAAATTTATTTACTCTGGCAATCGTTGTTACAGTGATGATGTCGGTGTGCTCGAGTGTCAGCTTTGCGGCCTCGGCCAAATCGTATTTTATTGTTGGGCATTCCGATTTTCATGCGCTTGTCAAGAACAGCAAGCGGGCGAAGTATCGTTCCAATTGGGAAAAGGTGGAGAAATCCTTTGCTCGGTGCCTCAGAGCCGATCCCAACGGTTCGTATGCGCCCAAGGCCTTGTACTACATCGGTCGAGTACATGAAGAACTCGGTGTCCAAAGCGGGCTGAAGTCTGATTTTCGTCGAGCTGTGGACTATTATGGTCGGGTGCTTGCACGGTATCCTCGTCATGGCTGGGCGGACGATTGTCTGTATCGCCGAGCCGGGGTGTATGCCAAACGATTGCGGGAGACCACCAATGCCCGGTTGGATTTGGCTAAAATCATTGTGGAATATCCGCGTGCTGACATGCGGGCCAAGGCCAAGGTCGCGTTGAGGAAGCTGGGGAAATATGATTGGGCCATAGCCACGGTTTCCAAAAAGAGCACATCCAGTCACGCGGTAGCGAGTTCCAGAACGAAGACCTCGACACGAAAAACGACAGCCAAGGTGACGAATATCAGGCCCAAGGATCCGACCGGCACGGCGCATCTCGATGTTGTCCGGTATACATCCAGCGATGAGTATACTCGTGTGGTGTTAGAGTTGGATGCGCAGGCCAAATATCGATATCAAGTGCTCCAGCCAAACCCGGACGTGAATCGGCCACATCGTTTGTATGTTGATATCAACAATTCCAGATTGGGTCATGACGTGACCGCGTCCACAACGGTTTCCGATGGCATTCTCCGATCCATTCGCACCGGGCAGTACAACAAGGATACGACCCGAGTGGTTCTGGATTTCCTGGATTTGCAGGAATACAAGATCTTTCCGCTTCAGAATCCATATCGTATCGTGATTGACGTGTATGCGCCGGATGAGAAAACACGTGCAGCCCAGAAAGCCGCTTCGAAAAAGGTGTCCCGAAAAACGACCGCCAATTCCAAATATCGCCCACCGAGTGGCAGCAAGAAAATGGCTGGCGATTTGCTTGAACAGCTCGGTCTGACGGTCAAGACGATCATGATCGATCCCGGTCACGGAGGCAAAGACCCCGGAGCCGTCGCCAACGGATTGCGGGAGAAGGACATCAATCTTCGCTTTGCGAAGTTGCTTGGGAGAAAGCTCAAGGCCAAGGGTTTCAATGTTTCATATACGCGGACCACGGATGTGTTCATCGCGTTGGAGAAGCGGACAGCCATGGCGAATGTGAAGAAGGCCGATTTGTTTCTGTCGATTCACTGCAATGCCAATCGGAGTCGAAACATTCACGGGCTGGAGACGTACAGTTTGAACCTTGCGAAGTCCAAGGACGCAGTCCGAATCGCGGCTCGAGAGAACGCGGTTGACCCTCGATCCATTTCTGATCTTCAGTTTATCTTGACGGATTTGATGGTGAATTCGAAGATCAAGGAGTCGCGGGATTTGGCTTCAGATGTGCAGTCCAGCACGATTCGTCGTGTTCGCAAGAAATATAGTTTGAAGAACATGGGGACTCGCGAGGCACCATTTTATGTCCTCATGGGGGCAAAAATGCCTTCCGTGCTTGTGGAGTTGGGATATATCACGAACAAGACGGAAGCCAAGCGGCTTCGTTCTGACAAGTACCTCGACCATCTCGCCAACGGTATTGTTGAAGGGATATTGGCCTACAAGGGGAAGATCGAGCGATACGCTTCTCTCTAG
- a CDS encoding glycosyltransferase family 4 protein — MLKKHRIWGTLDPFFETGPILGRMVANATFLQALLTADPFDEYHFFLSGKNEQEQLEKTLLTVAPTLLQTGRITLLLRRDLPTMLAQTHYHCFHVSDCIVSQPFLTRMRNRYSAEIFPITGLTHSLSYAHFGTAFLHHLWPGTTRRDSIICTSRAGQEVVKNYFSWLRDGFGLTPTSHPGPRLARIPLAVDAEALTPGPPRDATPVRILVFGRISHHSKMDIVPLIRAVHRLIQDGLNPQDVEIVLAGWVDDKEDIGTMLTKLAANAGIALRLHVRPDDEEKITLFQSADIFVSIADNPQETFGITLVEAGAFGLPVVASAYDGYTDIVKHGETGLLVPTIGPAATPDVDLEAPLTFDSDYHLRLAQRTAVSIPALAEALKELIASREKRQAMGHAARVRIEHHFSWPSAIARYVKLWDTLWDEPVDAAPLRNIKHPLAPEFGHLFGHYTSETLNDDTVLQAGRTGEAYYHGRDFPNIYAGLGTSIDMEIIKKLVFFARKPVDTHSLIRKALHVAPHVDEIQLKNHILWALKQDILEHSD, encoded by the coding sequence ATGCTGAAAAAACACCGTATATGGGGCACGCTCGATCCCTTTTTCGAGACCGGCCCAATTCTGGGACGAATGGTGGCCAACGCGACCTTTCTTCAGGCACTGCTCACGGCAGACCCCTTTGATGAATATCACTTCTTCCTGTCCGGAAAGAACGAACAGGAACAACTGGAAAAGACCCTGCTCACGGTCGCTCCCACACTGCTTCAAACCGGACGAATCACACTTTTGCTCCGCCGGGATCTGCCGACCATGCTGGCACAGACACACTATCACTGTTTCCATGTGTCCGACTGCATCGTGAGCCAGCCATTCCTGACCCGAATGCGTAATCGGTACAGTGCCGAAATTTTCCCGATCACCGGCCTGACCCATTCCTTGAGTTATGCCCATTTCGGAACCGCGTTTCTGCACCATCTGTGGCCCGGCACCACACGTCGTGACAGCATCATCTGTACATCCAGAGCCGGGCAGGAAGTGGTCAAAAACTATTTTTCATGGCTTCGGGATGGATTCGGACTGACCCCGACCAGTCATCCGGGTCCCCGACTTGCCCGTATTCCACTGGCCGTGGACGCCGAAGCATTGACACCCGGCCCGCCCCGGGACGCCACCCCTGTCAGAATCCTGGTCTTCGGACGGATTTCCCACCATTCCAAAATGGATATCGTCCCGCTCATCCGGGCCGTCCACCGATTGATACAGGACGGACTGAATCCGCAGGATGTGGAGATTGTCCTGGCGGGATGGGTTGACGACAAGGAAGACATCGGCACCATGCTCACAAAGTTGGCTGCCAATGCCGGGATTGCCCTGCGCCTCCATGTGCGACCGGATGACGAAGAAAAAATCACGCTTTTCCAGTCAGCGGACATTTTCGTTTCCATTGCCGACAACCCGCAGGAAACGTTCGGCATCACGCTGGTAGAGGCCGGAGCCTTTGGCCTGCCCGTCGTGGCCTCGGCCTATGATGGATACACGGATATCGTGAAGCATGGCGAAACCGGACTGCTCGTCCCAACCATCGGTCCCGCAGCCACCCCAGATGTGGACCTCGAAGCCCCATTGACCTTTGACAGCGACTATCACCTGCGGCTGGCCCAACGCACGGCGGTGTCCATCCCGGCCTTGGCCGAAGCGCTCAAGGAGCTGATCGCATCCCGCGAAAAACGGCAAGCCATGGGGCACGCCGCACGCGTTCGAATCGAACACCATTTTTCCTGGCCATCCGCCATCGCCCGCTATGTCAAATTGTGGGACACGCTATGGGACGAGCCGGTGGACGCCGCCCCGCTGCGGAACATCAAGCATCCGTTGGCCCCGGAATTTGGTCATTTATTTGGCCATTATACCAGTGAAACCCTGAATGACGACACCGTACTCCAAGCGGGACGTACCGGAGAAGCGTATTACCATGGACGCGATTTTCCGAATATCTATGCGGGACTGGGGACATCCATTGACATGGAAATCATCAAGAAACTCGTTTTTTTTGCAAGAAAGCCGGTTGACACTCACTCCCTGATACGCAAGGCTTTACATGTTGCGCCCCATGTCGATGAAATTCAGTTGAAAAATCATATCCTGTGGGCGCTCAAGCAGGATATTCTTGAACACTCAGATTAA
- a CDS encoding aldehyde ferredoxin oxidoreductase C-terminal domain-containing protein produces MIRDFFRVMMVNLTTGKTQIIERPGRGEYLGGTGLAAKLFEEFGHVDRHWDDPEQPVIFAIGPLTGYFPLMSKTCCAFRSPYHNEYTESYAGGKSALSLRFADLDALVITGKAKRLTALCVGSRRVETRDVEYMRGFDAIATGRVLRKIFPGAGRRSIMRIGPAGENLSAYACINVDTYRHFGRMGGGTAMGVKNLKAICLLGDRGFALPEGKQYPKLYKHIYQQLTTTEMMAKYHGVGTAVNVSPLSELKSLPWKNLQQTSSPLAKNISGETFADDTLLRNAACAGCPVGCIHVGFVREQFQTNNQYLYRQVGYDFEPIFACGSMIEVTDASDVLRILDVIEKEGLDCMSTGVALAWATEALERGVISEKETELPLRWGDAETYMQAVEKLGRPTNEFYRLLASGTMKCAKVFGGEDFACVLGQEMAGYATGEVFFVSEALGFRHAHLDSGGYSWDQKHEEQDVQGALDFLVNDARDRIVLNCMVGCLFSRGVYKDELLAEAMESVGYGELHGSIPEIGDRVQRLRWRLRLQMGYRPDKVKIPKRYTEITTWKGPLDTDYLEALRSGFAARILEMGAPLENKQ; encoded by the coding sequence ATGATTAGAGACTTCTTCCGAGTCATGATGGTGAACCTGACCACCGGCAAGACCCAAATCATCGAACGCCCCGGACGGGGTGAATATCTGGGTGGAACGGGTCTGGCGGCCAAGTTGTTCGAGGAATTCGGCCATGTGGACCGCCACTGGGACGACCCGGAACAGCCCGTGATCTTCGCCATTGGCCCGCTGACCGGATATTTCCCGCTCATGAGCAAAACGTGCTGCGCGTTTCGCTCTCCCTATCATAATGAATATACCGAAAGTTACGCGGGCGGGAAATCCGCTCTGTCGCTCCGGTTCGCCGATCTCGACGCACTCGTCATCACGGGCAAGGCCAAACGGTTGACCGCCCTGTGTGTGGGGTCCCGCAGAGTTGAAACCCGGGATGTGGAATACATGCGCGGTTTTGACGCCATCGCCACGGGCCGCGTGCTGAGAAAAATCTTCCCCGGTGCCGGGCGTCGGTCCATCATGCGCATCGGCCCGGCTGGTGAAAATCTGTCAGCCTATGCCTGTATCAACGTGGATACCTATCGCCACTTCGGCCGCATGGGCGGCGGCACAGCCATGGGCGTCAAAAACCTGAAGGCCATATGCCTTCTCGGCGACAGAGGATTTGCCCTGCCCGAAGGCAAGCAGTATCCCAAATTATACAAACACATCTATCAGCAACTCACCACCACGGAAATGATGGCCAAATACCATGGCGTCGGAACTGCGGTGAATGTCAGTCCGCTGAGCGAATTGAAGAGTCTGCCGTGGAAGAACCTTCAGCAGACATCCAGCCCGTTGGCCAAAAACATTTCCGGCGAGACCTTTGCGGACGACACTCTGTTGCGCAACGCGGCCTGTGCCGGCTGCCCGGTGGGCTGCATCCATGTGGGCTTTGTCCGGGAACAATTCCAGACAAACAACCAATACCTGTATCGACAAGTCGGCTATGATTTCGAACCGATTTTTGCCTGCGGTTCCATGATCGAGGTGACAGACGCCAGCGACGTCCTGCGCATTCTGGATGTCATCGAGAAGGAAGGATTGGACTGCATGTCCACAGGCGTGGCCCTGGCCTGGGCCACCGAGGCGCTGGAACGGGGCGTCATCAGCGAGAAGGAGACCGAACTCCCACTCCGCTGGGGTGATGCCGAAACCTACATGCAAGCCGTTGAGAAACTGGGACGGCCAACCAACGAGTTTTATCGGTTGCTTGCGTCCGGGACCATGAAATGCGCCAAGGTCTTTGGCGGCGAGGATTTCGCCTGCGTTCTGGGTCAGGAAATGGCCGGGTATGCCACTGGCGAAGTTTTCTTCGTGTCCGAGGCGCTGGGCTTCCGTCATGCCCATCTGGATTCCGGAGGGTATTCATGGGACCAGAAGCATGAAGAACAGGACGTTCAGGGCGCGCTCGACTTTCTGGTCAACGACGCACGCGACCGCATCGTGCTCAACTGCATGGTCGGCTGCCTGTTCTCCCGAGGGGTGTACAAGGACGAATTGCTGGCCGAAGCCATGGAATCAGTCGGATACGGCGAACTGCACGGCAGCATCCCCGAAATAGGCGACCGAGTGCAACGCCTCCGCTGGCGGCTGCGGCTCCAAATGGGCTACCGGCCTGACAAGGTCAAAATTCCCAAGCGGTATACAGAAATCACGACCTGGAAGGGTCCACTGGATACAGACTATCTGGAGGCATTACGCTCCGGATTTGCCGCCAGAATTCTTGAAATGGGAGCGCCTTTGGAGAACAAACAATAA
- a CDS encoding GGDEF domain-containing protein, which produces MPRQSIKQKRSPELMWGLGLDDTLVHQIEEGVGPGFHIQNFPTDALPLEKDIFREEKPTAAWIPWSVWSDFPEYKKAEYRDQDTTQRILIQNEQDTPLEMDKVLAEGFLTVVSMPLTRPKIQDVLFRAKEVTSMYSDIYRMTEEILLERELLARKTDQLMFLNKVLASATESLDASTILANAKDTLGLVLPIKMLHAAFWNHQPNSDVADVEIFLNGAMPPETESEWVENIMGSANFMGSGPVNGFNIFHTDSARRPEYALTPTQGKLVTMPLTAGHETFGCLSLLCEPGYRLGKDQVETFRSAVNHIGLALRNALTFKEVQRRADHDGLTRLFNRHTFEERLVYEIKRRRRYNHDLSLLMVDLDHFKQINDSYGHKAGDLVLQKIGDILTTSFRTTDLAARYGGEEFVVLLPHTSEEAAWKLAERVRSIIEACNFHFDGHDFTITASIGVASVEGGALTTNDDLVIKADKALYQAKNNGRNMVVVSGQKTTDRDRSAMQ; this is translated from the coding sequence ATGCCAAGACAATCCATCAAGCAGAAAAGAAGCCCTGAACTCATGTGGGGTTTGGGACTCGATGACACCCTTGTTCATCAGATAGAAGAGGGCGTCGGGCCTGGATTTCATATTCAGAATTTCCCCACAGATGCCCTGCCTTTGGAAAAGGATATTTTTCGGGAAGAAAAGCCCACGGCGGCCTGGATTCCCTGGTCGGTGTGGAGTGATTTCCCTGAATACAAAAAAGCCGAATACCGTGATCAGGACACCACACAACGGATTCTGATCCAAAACGAGCAGGATACGCCGTTGGAAATGGACAAGGTGCTGGCCGAAGGGTTTCTCACGGTGGTCAGTATGCCGTTGACCCGGCCCAAGATTCAGGATGTGTTGTTTCGTGCCAAGGAAGTGACGTCCATGTATTCGGATATTTACCGAATGACGGAAGAGATTCTGCTTGAACGGGAATTGTTGGCCAGAAAGACCGATCAGCTGATGTTTCTGAACAAGGTGCTTGCCTCGGCGACCGAAAGTCTGGATGCCTCCACCATCCTCGCCAATGCCAAGGACACGCTCGGTCTGGTGCTGCCTATCAAGATGTTGCACGCCGCGTTCTGGAATCATCAGCCCAATTCCGATGTGGCTGATGTCGAAATTTTTCTCAACGGTGCAATGCCACCGGAAACAGAGTCCGAATGGGTTGAAAACATCATGGGGTCCGCCAATTTCATGGGCAGTGGCCCGGTGAACGGATTCAACATTTTTCACACGGATTCCGCCCGGCGGCCCGAGTACGCATTGACGCCCACTCAGGGCAAGTTGGTCACCATGCCGCTCACCGCCGGTCACGAGACCTTTGGCTGTCTTTCCCTCCTGTGCGAACCCGGCTATCGGCTGGGCAAGGATCAGGTGGAAACATTCCGATCTGCTGTCAACCACATCGGTTTGGCTCTGCGCAACGCTTTGACATTCAAGGAAGTGCAACGCCGTGCCGACCACGACGGTCTCACCCGATTGTTCAATCGGCATACCTTTGAAGAGCGGTTGGTGTATGAGATCAAACGCCGCCGCCGGTACAATCACGATTTGTCGCTGCTGATGGTGGATCTCGATCATTTCAAACAGATCAATGACTCTTACGGACACAAGGCCGGTGATTTGGTGTTGCAGAAGATCGGGGATATCCTGACCACCTCATTTCGGACCACGGACCTTGCCGCACGCTATGGCGGGGAAGAATTCGTGGTGCTCCTGCCGCACACTTCGGAAGAAGCGGCCTGGAAATTGGCGGAACGCGTCCGGTCAATCATTGAAGCGTGCAATTTCCATTTTGACGGCCATGATTTTACCATCACCGCGTCCATTGGCGTGGCCTCGGTGGAAGGCGGCGCATTGACCACCAATGACGACCTCGTCATCAAGGCGGACAAGGCCCTGTATCAGGCGAAAAATAACGGTCGAAACATGGTTGTGGTTTCGGGACAGAAGACTACCGATAGAGATCGTTCGGCCATGCAATAA
- a CDS encoding putative phage abortive infection protein, whose product MRILRLLLMTVVLLVVWFLGGHLFHKHWWVIDNLFGEGCWENTFAPVSALFAAFASGGAIYAIIVQIRQFRSQQFESNFMNLLNIYKSNKESLTVHIGKKETRGIDVFYDSYMLLKEIYTRVKCPDFSGGIFQPNSKSEYIIGARIDDLRNDYGVIEWEGRERFKLCHKTLEECLENSLGKYFRHLYHTVKYVDKMAPNSRKKKLYIGILRAQFDNYEYALIYYNTLMSNDKKVFKNTSKFQHLIERYCLLHNLNQRLLFDGHDAGRYSDKAFWHFWRRMNKKYYQSWKKNVWEKCVTNFKECFIPQFE is encoded by the coding sequence ATGCGCATTCTTAGACTACTTTTAATGACAGTTGTCCTTCTCGTCGTATGGTTTTTGGGCGGCCATTTATTCCATAAACACTGGTGGGTTATTGACAATCTGTTTGGAGAAGGTTGTTGGGAAAACACCTTCGCCCCAGTAAGTGCTCTTTTTGCTGCATTTGCTTCGGGGGGCGCTATTTATGCAATAATTGTTCAAATTCGACAATTCAGAAGTCAACAATTTGAAAGTAATTTCATGAATTTACTCAATATTTACAAAAGCAATAAAGAAAGCCTTACTGTGCACATTGGAAAAAAGGAAACGCGAGGGATCGATGTCTTTTATGATTCCTACATGCTTTTGAAAGAAATATACACAAGGGTAAAGTGTCCGGACTTCTCTGGAGGAATATTTCAACCGAACAGTAAATCTGAATATATCATTGGTGCACGAATTGATGATTTAAGAAATGATTACGGTGTGATTGAATGGGAAGGTCGCGAAAGGTTTAAGCTTTGCCATAAAACTTTAGAAGAGTGCTTGGAGAACTCTTTGGGGAAATATTTTAGACATCTATATCATACTGTCAAATACGTCGATAAAATGGCTCCAAATTCCAGAAAGAAGAAGTTGTATATAGGTATTCTTAGAGCACAGTTTGATAATTATGAATATGCTTTAATTTACTATAATACCCTCATGTCAAATGACAAAAAAGTTTTTAAAAATACTTCGAAATTTCAGCATCTCATTGAACGGTACTGCCTTCTTCATAATTTAAATCAACGATTACTATTCGATGGTCATGATGCAGGACGCTATTCTGATAAGGCTTTCTGGCATTTTTGGAGACGTATGAATAAAAAATATTACCAATCATGGAAAAAGAATGTTTGGGAAAAATGCGTTACAAATTTTAAAGAATGCTTCATCCCTCAATTTGAATGA